The DNA sequence AACCGATCCACTGGTCGGCCATTAGGGCTCCTCGGTCTCCCCCACTGTGATGGATTTCCTGTCAGATGGGAGAATGCGGGGCAGTCGAGACTTAATCAAAGACACGGTGTCATTAGGCCCGGTGATGTACGACTCCTCGCTGTGCGTTTCAAGTCGTGTCCGTGATGTTGTGCACCTAATCCATTCCTCCTACGTGGTAGGCTGTACTATATGGGCATATCCCAAACTATAAGAGATTCTAATTGAGTTGGGGAAGCTCATTTGGAGAGAGAATCAAGGTCATTTGATATGGATCCATTCGCTCTTGGCTGAAGTCCAGTAGTGACAGACTCGATCCAACTCACTTATATTTCCTCATCAGAAATGCTCTGTGTTGGAATTGCCCCAGAAAGGTCTACTTGGTAGTAATATTTTGGGCCAGGGCCGTCCTTCCTGTAGGCCTCTCTACAGCTCCAACTGAGGCGGTTAACCCACACGGGGCTGTTTCTGAAGGAGAAGGGAACTGAAATGTGCTGGTTGTGGTGTTACCCAGACCACACAACCGCCGCGTCTGTGGAGACTGGGGTTGTGACTGCCATTACGAGCAATACTAGCAATGGAGTGCTTTGTTTCCATGGTAATAAATGGTCTTCCATCCAGCGATAGGAAGTGCAGTCTGCTGGTCCCATTTTCACATCATTTGTGGAAAGGAAAGATGAGAGAAGATGCTGTTATACTCTTAAATACAATTAGACTTTCACCTTTTAAAGTCGTTGTTGACTAAGGTGGTCAGTCTCGTCCActtttggtgtgtttttagcTCGTGACTTTCATCAGAATTTCCACTCTACTTTTAAGTAACAAGACTTTGAAAACGGTCAGAAGAGgtgaacatactgtaaaaaTGGAGCACAAGGTATTAAAAACTTGCATCGTCTGAACTAGAGGAACTGCCACTAATGCTTGTACTTTCTTCTCTTCACAGACCGTGCAGTTTGTCCAGGGAATATTTGTGGAAAAATATGACCCAACAATAGAGGACTCGTACAGAAAGGCAAGTTGCATTTTCCTCCCGTTGCATCTCCTAATGTCTCTCAATCAAAGTTGACACCGAAATTTGTACCACTGATTCAGAGTTCAAAGGCTCAAATGTTTGGAACACGGCGTCGTAATGAGTGCTACGAGCCAAAGGGAGGCATCACGATGTCGGTCATGTGATCTACAGATTAgaccatcacattacattattggcatttggcaggcgctcttatccagagcgacctaccaCACAGTGCAAAGGgcatacccatcaccaggaacaggtgtgctgaaagaccagagagggaagtacaatttcaagtgctaagagttcaacaaagataaagactagggcctatttgattaatctgacaacAGATTACATTTATATCTATAACTGTTTTTCTACAGCACCACAGAATAGACCTGTTAAAACACAGCCGTGTAAGGCCTGAGCCCAGACATCCCGGAGTTCATAGCAGAGCATCACCGAGTAGTGTAGAAATGATGTACGCGGAAGCACTGCATCACAGTACAGGGTGTAGGCGTTCACCAGATCAAAGCGCAGTGTGCAACTCCTGAGAGTAGTCTCCCAGTGGACTAAACCGCTGTACTGTCGTGCAGAGCGCAGACAGGCAGCGGACTTCAGAAGGGTATCGTAATGCGGTCCACATAGAGAGGAGATTGATCGCAGCGGTTTGGAAGTACTGTAGTCCGCTGAATTGTAGTTTAGAGACTACAGACGAGTAGCGTAATGCGGTCCACGTAGAGAGGAGAGATGTAGACGTCACAGCAGTGCGGACGTACTGCATAATGTCGGCCCAAGTACGTCTACGGGCCGCCGGCCTGCACTGTCGCCATGACTACAGCTCCAGAGCCGGCAGGTGTGCTACGAGGGATCGTCTCTGCTCGATAACGACAGAATGAAAAATGGGAAGCCCTTTAGCTAGTCGAGAGGAGAGCGATTGAACAGCGCTCGTCGAAAAGGGGAGTCATCTCACACCTCCTCCTGCGACGTCGTGTTTTACATTCAGTTTTTCTGGAagacgcaccccccccccccccaaacagaaAGTGCATACCGAAGGTCAGAACTGGTAGAACACTGGTCAGATAAGGCACGGTTCCTGTGAACTTATCCGTAGCCATGAACAACAAGGCTAGCTCATGTGGTCAGCATAGGCTAGGCTAGTTCTGTGAAGGCAAGTCATAAACTAGAAGTGAGGTGTGACAACAggatgtgtgtatacatgcatacatacatacatgcatacatgagAGAGCTACAACATCAGGATGAAGGTACATAAGCAACATGAAGGGGACAGGAGATCAAGTCGTGCAGGAGTGACACTCAATTGGGGGTTGCcctgcagcagcaggtgtagatggTCTGAGGAcatgtcttctgctgctcaccgctgctctctctcccctgctcacCGGCGCTCTCTGTCTCCACAGCAAGTGGAGGTCGACGGACAGCAGTGTATGCTGGAGATCCTGGACACTGCTGGGACGGTAAGGCagctctgcgtgtgtctgtctgtgtacgtgtacgtgtgtgtgtgtgtacgtgtgtgtgtgtacgtgtgtgtacatgtacgtgtgtgtctgcctgtataCACACGTGtgtctagtgtgtgtgtctgtgtatacacacctgtctggtgtgtgtgagcgcatgtgtgcctgtgtacgtCTGTGCacacatctgtctgtgtgtctgcgtgtgtatacACACTTCTGTCTccgtgtctggtgtgtgtgcatctggctttctgtctgtttgtaCGCACATCTGTGTCTGGGGGGGAATGCGTTTGGCATGACTAATAATATGCTCATGACACTACACATAGACAACAAGCAGTCCCTAGACAGCAGCTCTGGTAGACGGGTAGACAGTAGCCCTATGCTCTTTGTGGCACTGTACATTACACTGCTTTCCATTCGCTGTTGTCCCATGAGAAAAATGAGCCCAGATAAATGATTGGTCACATTAACCTTTACACGAGCTTCACGGTGATCGCTGGCGCAGTCGTGGTGTGCCAGCAGAGGAAACAGACCagcatgcacccccccccccggagaggaaACGCTCCTTCCTTCCCGGGATGTCATTGATGGgaagaccaaaaaaaacaaaccgtaTCAGATCCGAAATCCCACTGTAGCGGAAGTTACACCACACTCGTGCAGTTCGTGCCAAAATGGGGCACTGATGGGGTGTGACAATGGGAACTCGGCAAAGCCCATAAGTCGGTGTGCAGGGCTATGCAATGTTTACCATAACTGAACAGCCTCTAAGCTATGAGATGAACTAATGGCGTAAACCAGTGCTTTAAGCTCTGATGAGCAAGGCTACGGTGTAGCCACTTTGTGTAACCACTCAATGTGGTAAGCAAAGAGCATCTTTACGAGGTGCCATTATGACTCATcactgccctctactggccaGAAGAGCAAACTGCTGCCCACCTGATGCATGAGTAATTTGCGGCTATTGGCTGTCATTTATATGTGCATTCCCCATGCCAGGCATGTGGCATAACATAATGTGCTGTTAAAATGAGTGAAAACACATCTAGGattcaggtcagaggtcaagttTCTGAAGCACCTTTCCCACTCTTCCACTGTGGGGTCTTCATTTTGTTCAAGTCTTTTAGGCGGCTCAAAAATAAGTGCACAAAGGGGTTATAAAAGATAAATAGCTTCTTTGTTTGTCTTATTGCTGGGTGTCTACGTACCACTTCCTGCCAAACTCGGACACCCAGGAGAAGTTTGTCACCAGTTTCCATGGGAGCGGTGAGCAGGTCCTGCTCGGCTGATAGGAAATTGGTTTCCTTCAGTCTGGAAATATTTGTTAATGTGCGTTTAAGGTCACATTAGGCGTGCATCTTTGAGAATTCAGTGCATCAGAAACCAGGTAAGTGTTCCACAGAGATGTAGTAACAAGCATTGAGCTCAGGCTAATGACGCTAAGCTCAGGGTTTAATCTTTTTCTCACTCTTGCACAGCTAATGAACGCACATTAGCTAAGATGTGTGGACAGGTTTTTCCTAAGAATAGAATCTTCTGTCGTACAATTACCCTCCGTGCTGTTAGAACGCATAGCAGAGAAATGGTGGTAGGTTAATGACACTGAGAAGAACATAGAGGATTccaaagaaaaaataactgcTGCACAGAAGCAAATCATTCCACTTTTCATTGATACGAAATGATTAACATTGCAACCCTGTTAATTGTATAAATTCTCTCGTATGAATAGCTATCGTACAGTACTCTCCCACATCAGCATCTTGAGGGAGCTTCTCGAAAAATATAAGATTTAAGACATTTATTAAATCTGAATAAGCAAGCTAAGGAGACTTGGAAAAGTGACAAAAGCTTTAATGTATGACCTGGGTTGGAATGGAATTCCATAGATGAGGTACAGAAGAGTTAGTCTCATTCTCAAACTGCTTTAAAATGATTGTATGATTTTGATTAATGATTTGACCTAACCATGCATACTCACACCGATATACACACCCCGCACATGCAGATATacgcacatgcagacatgcacacacacacacacacacacgcacacacgcacacacgcacacactgttcTGAACGCTTTGTTTTCCCATTCCCATCTCCAGGAGCAGTTCACCGCTATGAGGGACCTGTACATGAAGAATGGCCAGGGCTTTGCGCTGGTGTACTCCATCACCGCCCAGTCCACCTTCAACGACCTGCAGGACCTGAGGGAGCAGATCCTCCGGGTCAAAGACACTGACGACGTGGGTCCTCGTGCCCTGAAGCACTTCGCCTGGACaggatgataataataataataataataataataataataataagttcgctgacattttatccaaagcaactttctGTTGATTGGACGAAGCAGTGGACAGTCCCCTCAGGAGCagtacagggttaagggccttgctcaagggcccagcatttgtgtggatcttattatggctacactggggcttgaaccaccgaccttccaggccccagtcttgtacctttgccactaggctacaggttgcccctGTAGGAGCTGTcaaagacctgggtcaaatacagattTCTTTTGGATTCAAGGACTTTTCctaagctttactgagcttgtctggtgtattggaacctattaaatactcttAATGTTTGAACCTCTTGGTTACATATTGGATGATTATTGCATAATGCATAAATCAGGCCCAGATAAATAATTAGGTCTTTATTTGGGATGTATTGCAGGGCTGAAGAGCCGCCATTTCAAGTCAACCAGCTGCAGTGCGAATCTCAGCTAGTTATCTGTTTATTGCTTAATCAGTCTCATCCCATGAAaaattactgaaatatttatattcattaatatttacaGCATGTCAGCCTCTTTGTACTGGGTAGTGCACGAGAAGATTTGGCTTATTAAAACGCGTAAAATTATGTTCTATGGCATGTTTACATTAAGATTCTCATAAATGTCTGTTATAGATGCGTTGTCCAGTCCAGAGTACAGAAATATACCCACGGTTGCTTCTGAGCTGTGATGTTGCTATGATACAGCTATGAAGGAACAGTTGCATTTGTTTTGCAGTGACAGGCCTGCAGGCTTTTGAGGGAAAACGCAATCATACCCACTCTTCATATGTATTGTTGCCATAATTGGACACTTCAGTGACACACGTTTTAATTTAGAAGtagttcactgtgtgtgtgctcacacgCTTGCCAGAAAgatgaggcaaaaaaaaacgaaCTTTGTGCCGTTCCCaatacaggaaaaaaacaaaaacttgatTCTCAGAATAAAGTGTAACAATTGTTTGAATGTCTGGATTTGAGTGTGAAATATACATTTGCTGTTGAAATTTCTAGTGAAAAGGAACTGTGGTCATGTGCTCTTGATCACTCATCTGAACATTCAGAAACCTTATGACTTGAACCCGTCAATTCTGCACAGGGGGGTCCATTCAACCTAGTGACCAAGGTGCTTGACAGGGGCCCccagtgtcgccacaataagatcagctgtTGGGCTTTGAActaagcccttaaccccacattgctccacggAGGATTGGCCTGTGCTTtctgatcaactgtatgtcactttggataaaagcgtcagctaaatggctGTAATAGTGTGCGGTGTTTGATTGTATGGTTGACCTGGTGGTGTTTGATTATGTGGTTGACCTGgtggtgtttgattgtgtggtTGACATggtggtgtttgtttgtgtggttgACCTGGTGGTGTTtctcccccccctgccccccaggtGCCGATGATCCTGGTGGGGAATAAGTGTGACCTGGATGAGGAGAGGGTGGTGGGCAAAGAGCAGGGCCAGAACCTGGCCCGACAGTGGAACAGCTGCGCCTTCCTGGAGTCCTCCGCCAAGTCCAAGATCAACGTCAACGAGGcaagtctctctccccccccccccaattgcaATCCCAGGCTTAAACTTTTTATTAATTGGGtgcttttcatttcagaaatggCTATGCAATACTGCTACCCGTGCTTTACATCATTTAAAaatttattgtattgtactgtcCTGTTCTTCGACTAGGACTGCATACAAAATGGCAGAATGTGATATGTACAGGAGAAAGTAGGAGAGAGTGATCCTAATAAACCTTTCCTAATCAAACGTCTCATTTTTAACTGCAGGATTGGATCATaaccaatatttatttatgcaatCTTTATATTTAGATCTTCTATGACCTGGTTCGGCAAATCAACAGGAAAACTCCAGCACCTGGTAAAACACGCAAAAAGTCCACCTGCCAACTTCTCTAATACACAGCTACCCCTCTCGCTCAGAGCCAGGTGAGTGGGGATGGGAGGGGCCtatggtggaggggaggggcttgTTGTGGAAGGGAGGAGTCTATGATGGAGTGGAGTGGCCTATGCTTGAGGGAAGGAGTCACAGACAGTTGACAGTTTGTTTTATAGTTGCAGTTGTAAAAAAAGTTGTACAAAAAATCAATATATGGCCTAAATTATATAACTTAAGATATTCAGGTATAACCATGTACCTCAATCAAGTATACATTAAATCTCATGTACaagtacacgcatgcacaaacactcacaaacagggtacgcacacacacacaatcgccATAAAGCTCCTTTACCTTCAATCACAATTCTTGCTTCaacattggaatgttcagttatggacattttaatgctttcagttaccagtagtgatggtCAGATCAGAATGTTCAGATCAgattgtgttattttgttgtgtgATCTCACATCATACAGAGTTAATGCCCACAACTTCTCTAATTCCAGGTCTGACGAACTGCGGTCCTTCTCGGCAGAGCCAGCATCCCGACTTTACTAAACCAACATCCGGCAGACTTTCCTGTGTGGCCATTCACCTTAGCAACAGACATGAACTGAACGgccaatcaaatcaaatataccatgtctgttttttttgtttttttttgcacaccGAACTTCAACGGACTGCCAGTGTCgcaaaaatagatttttggtTTCTATTCTAATCATATCCAACTGAAATAAAGCAAGACCTAGaacctacacacacagtattactGCTAATGAAAAACACATCTTCCTTAAACCACAATTGTACATGTAATGATCTGATTCTAAACTAAACTGGCTGCACATGGCAAGATTAATTTTGACAAATACTATGATTATTATATATACTATGataaatatactgcatatagTGGTGCTTTAGATATGTACATATAAAACACCACTATTTTAGCCTTTGAGGAAGCCCAAAGAGCACCTATATAGCCCTTTTCATTCCCTTATCTTTGCTCCTTGGATATTTTCTtcggtttgttttcttttttttcctgaatctctttttctttgtttttttaagtcacTAGATTTTGTTCTACCAGGATGCTATATTGAGAATGCTATGATTATGATTTTATCTTAGGAAAACCTGTGGGATACAGTGATGTCATGTGTAAACCGAATACAAGTACGCTTTTATGTCACTGTTATATTGTCCTTCGCCTAAGATACTGCCTTCAaatcctccccaccccccaggaAAGTCGCACAATATTTTCAAGTCaatcttttatttgtatttttttaaatgtttgtataACAGGGGTTCACAATAGGGTTTCTGTTTGGAGGGAAGGATGAAGTTTGGCAAAAGACCTACAAAGTGAGTCTGTCACCATCTACATTGCCTTGGCAATATTGAAACAGATTTGAGCCAGCATGGCCGCCTTTTCCGTTTGAGTCTGCATGGGTCAGGTCAACTTGCACACTGTCCCGTTCCTCTTCAAAGAGTCCCGATCCGCAacaggaaatatatattttaacatgagggtttttttaaagacaaaataaGTCCGAGAAATCACTTCTCTGTGCTTCTGTCACTGcaatcccccctcctccccatctcctctcccAAACCCTTGTCAACTCATGCATTTCTTGTAAATTTAGGATATAAACAAAATTTGTCCACTAAGAAAGAATATTGCCTGTTAGTGATTGTTTCTCCTGTGTAACATTTGGAGGAGATGTTCCTTGGTGGACAACTAACTGTGGGTTTGTCAGTGATGAATGTTGggcaactttttttaaaaagacagtCATGGTCAGCTGTTGGATGGAGAGGTTTTTTTTGTGCGTTTCTGCtgacttgtttaaaaaaaaaaaaaaaaaaaaaaaaaaaaatgccttgttgCTTTGTATGCattagaaaaaaaatctaaaacagaagaaaaaaaaagaaaaagaaaaaaaaactcctggATGTAaagatgtgtgtttatgtcccAGAGCCTGGCCACAGTGTTTCAAATGCAACATCAGTTTGGGCTGGCCAAatgtaaagtttaaaaaaagcctTAATTAAAGTGGTGCAATTTTGTACAACCTCGCATCTGTAGTTCAATGAATTGGATTGCCATGCAAGGACTCGTAGGGAAGAGCTACGAGTCAAATGTTTGTTGTGTTACTTTTTACTCTTGCCAGTAATGTTAAGGTGTTGAAACCGTTCTCATATCGTTGCCCGGAGCTGGCTAAAACATATTGGCAATGTTCAGAGAATGTTTTGTGTGAGCTTGGGAACGTAACGTCAGTGCACATCTGATGTGAGTTGTGTCCAACTTTCTTGAGCGGGAAATTTTCTCCTTTTCAACTGAAACGCTGTAAATGATACCAGTGATTTTGGGATCAAACTGTAAAAATTTTCAGGTTTGAATATTAGCATGTGAGcctatattttttaaaggtgGAAAAGTATATTAAAATGAATGGAGTAAAGATCTCTTTGATtaccttgcccttgtttttgTAGCCTTTGTTCTATATCTCTGCAAAAAAACTGCTTGTACGTgtcaaagaaaaaacacaagaaaaaaaaacacctttgcGCAATTCCTGTGAACTGGCTTGGCATTAGGCAATTCAGCAAAGGGCTGTCAGGAGTGTAGTGACACATTGGTAAGGTTTTCGAAAATCTACATTGAAGGGTTTTGTCTTAAAATTTGTGTCAGTCTGACTCTAGGccctgtataaaaaaaaaaaagcaggattatggagttagctggataattgcactgaggaaaatcccaggaaccttccaaaacctggaacatggactgaagtaaaaagggCAGTACCGAGTTTTACCTGGCACAGTTTTCCAACTAACTctgtaatgctgctttgtgaaatactccCGTCTCAATTTCACTGCCCTCTCATCCACATTACAGCTTACCTTGGTACagaggtgcacaacaagggccgatttgtttcaggattttgtgcctaCCTCTGCTCTTAATTAATTAGCTCGATCttgctctgacatttgtatgaGCACCcgctacagctgcagacagcaagtgtatcctaaaggttttactgtgctcaagtacctCAGTGACCCTGCATGGAATTGTCTAAGAACTAAAACTAAGGTTGGTTGGAACGTAAACCAGTTTTTTGATGCATTGAAGCGCTCAAAATGGGTTGACTGAGTGTGTTGAGGTCTCTGCCTTCATGACCACTGAGCGGTTAAAGAGTGGACAATGGGAGTGCCCTATTTTGAGACCCTGTCACAGGAGGCTTAGTGTTGAAAATATGCCAGCATAGGCCGCCAAGTCATAGGCCGGCAAGGCTGAAAGCCCTCTGTGGTCAGAGTCTGAATGGCTGATATGCATAATACTGATGGATCTTGGTTAAATATCACAGAATATTCATTGAGTAGCTAGCATCGTAAGATAGGACCTCCTGCTTCCAACCCGGTACTAGGAACAAAGGACAGCAGAAGGAGTTTTGGAGCTGATCTGGTTTATAAATTCTCATCAACTtgagcttttatttatttttatttatcgaTTGAGCCACTTGTCACAGGAAGATTTGGTCAGTCTTTAGATTTTGCTTTAGTTATTCAGATTACATCATCTGTTTGTGAAAGAAGATAAGATTTGAATTGAATGAACTTTGATGTGTAAAAGGCTTTGTTATTAAACCATGTTTGTAGGGGGCACCCGGATTTGAACCGGGGACCTCTTGATCTGCAGTCaaatgctctaccactgagctataccCCCATTCTGCACTATGGGATCAGAATACTAATTCCCTTTTGCATAATCCTAGCATGTTTTTCAAAGAAATGAGCAAACTTTGTTTTACATGatcaattttgttttaaatgggtTAACCATTGCAAAAAGTACCTGTATCCAGCACTGGGctcctggttttttttttttttttttgagctttACATTTAGTTTGATGGAAGCCCTTAAGCTGAGAAGGGCTACGTTTCTTCTGTATTGGAGTTGCATTTTCACTTCGAATTTAATGTTGTCCTTTGGTACAGCGATGGTCACTGCCAATATGCAGCTGCTTTCTGTTATGCATAAAAGGCTTCGTTATTAAGCCGATTTACAGGGGGCACCCGGATTTGAACCGGGGACCTCTTGATCTGCAGTCaaatgctctaccactgagctataccCCCAGCTACTCCGTATGGGACTACAGGACTACAATCGACTtcattgtaaatgcaaatacaattcCCTTTTGCATTATACCTAGcatgtttttgaaataaattagCAAACATCCCAATGTTGTTTTAAATCGGTTAGCAATATTTGTTAACTGCTGTATCCAGCCCCGAGCACAATTTGAAGGGTTTCCTGTTTGTTGGACGTTTCTCGAGCATTAAACTTAATTTGATGGAAACCCTTCAACGGAGTACGTTTTAATGATTCTGTCTTGGAGTTATGTATGCTcacttaaaaaatattatttttttttttacttcgaATCTTATAGCTTTGAATTATACTTAGAATATTATAGCTCTGTTGTCCTTTAACAGCGAGTGACTGCCACGATATCGGTTAATTCCAGTGACTATCGGGACAGCAGCTGGTTTCTGGAGAAACACGaatttgaaccgaggacctctTGATCTGCAGTCAAATGCACTACCACTGAACTATACCCCATCTGATTTTCACCTGCATACATGTTTTAAATCGGTTCACAACAAGCTCATTTGCTCTTTAAAAAAGCTCATGCATCCAGCCCTGAACATAATTTGAAGGGGTTTCCTGTTTGATGGACGTTTGTCGAGGTTTACACTGGAAACCATCAAACTGAATACGTTTGAAAGAATCTATATTGCAGTTAGACATGCTATTAACTCTAATAATGCATGGGTAGCCCTAAACAAATATAATTAGcgcaacaaaaacaacactgaAGTAGGACAGAATGGCATAGGTCTATGAATAATTTAACATGTCAAATGACGTAGGAAACCGATTCAAAATGCATCAATGTATAAACTGGTGGTCagtaatgaataaaacattaaatgaaTTGCGGTTTATTATCTATTGACGCGCAACAGTTCCCCACTTTAAATGCAAGTATCGCAGAAAATTACACATCTCTTTCAACAAAAGGTCCTCCTTATACTTATGCATTGCTATTTGTTTGGATTGGCAACGATTAGGGGTGAgtttattcacacacacttcattTATAGTTCACAAATGCATGGAATAATGCGTCTCGCAATTAAGAACCAATGTTGCAGTATAATATTTCGCAGTGTGGCGCGGGCTTTGGTGTGGTATCGGATGTGACGTATTATTGTGATTTCCTGTGTGCTGTTTTTTCGAATTCGAAGtcgcaggaggaagaggaggaggaggccgcgTCGAGTATGGCTGACGGTGTGGATCACATAGATATCTACGCGGACGTTGAAGAGGAATTTAGCCAGGTATTTATacttttaatattttcacaCCTCGATCACATTACGTTACGTCACGGATGAAAGTGTAATTTGGCAAGTAGAACACCAAATCTTTACACAATACGATGCAAACTAAGAAAACGATGTCAGTGATTGCGGTTTGATGCACGCAATGGACCTGGGGTagtttattttaacattattcATGTTCACGGTTCTTTTACTTGCGGCATGCAACTGTTGTTTGGCCACATGTATTAACCCAAATATGTTGCCTGTGAGCTAGCTAATGCTTCGCGGCAACGATGTGTTTTTGTGcccgttagctagctagctaagtaacaTTGTCTATTGCTGCTGGGAATGCCTGAATGGTGAACGCTTTTAGGATCGGCCAAACAACGTGTAGTTCCACTccattgtttgtgtttgagagTTGCAACGAGTCGCTGCAAGCGAGGCCTTGCAAGATGTAGGTTCACATTTTGGCTCCTTATATCCCTACCTTTGACTtcgatagctagctagccagttgAGGGCTACGGATTACGTAAGAAATTCAAGTCTTTGTATTGTCGGCCTATGTTATTAGCTGGCTAGCTGCTAATCCATTCTTTCGGTAGCCGGCCAAGTTAGCTAGCTCGGTAGCTAATCAGTTGGTGGCCAATCACAACCATTTATTCCAACTCTATCCAAAGTCAGGCTGCGTGCTACACAATACGGAACACCTAGCGAACTTCGTTTTCATGATCATACTATcaaacgtgtgtgcgtgttgtaaCTCAaaggtgaaaaaaataattcaatgcaaTAATGCGCCTTTTCGTGGGAAAGTATTGTTGCACagtatttatttgcatatttgttCTCTGGGAACGTGTATCGCTTTTCTGATTGGATATTGCCACTATTTAGTCTATTGTCATCTAAACTGTTAAGGTTTTAACTTGCATGTCGACGGTAGGCCTACGTCTTCCGTTATTatggaataaaatatattttatatatttaaaaaccatGACATTTGACACcatttaaaattacaaataGTTTGTCTTCCATATTTTTGTGCTTGTGTACCTGTCCATCACCTGCAGTTTTTAAACATTCGTTTGAATACGGTGCATACTGGGAGTGAGACCCTCAGGAGATGCACTCAAAGATCAAAACATCTCTAAAGTGTGTTCTTTGTTTTGATTCAATGCCAGTTCATTCAGGTTT is a window from the Conger conger chromosome 8, fConCon1.1, whole genome shotgun sequence genome containing:
- the LOC133134726 gene encoding ras-related protein Rap-1b; protein product: MREYKLVVLGSGGVGKSALTVQFVQGIFVEKYDPTIEDSYRKQVEVDGQQCMLEILDTAGTEQFTAMRDLYMKNGQGFALVYSITAQSTFNDLQDLREQILRVKDTDDVPMILVGNKCDLDEERVVGKEQGQNLARQWNSCAFLESSAKSKINVNEIFYDLVRQINRKTPAPGKTRKKSTCQLL